One window of Diabrotica undecimpunctata isolate CICGRU chromosome 8, icDiaUnde3, whole genome shotgun sequence genomic DNA carries:
- the LOC140448566 gene encoding uncharacterized protein, translating into MWPKTAWCLLLVIFSVHCKEIKHRAPRFIGGSYTSTVTSTKIITSLVPSSCIYVDPTLQPCRSVRFLNFPQFDSIRQFFGNKSSPFRARSDKTETTQLGWGEYLGIYQPTVTVTEIELQTAIVQDPRVAVTYAVKGCRPLKLPSDIDRCEIQAPSTIPILEILPTSTVAVPQTSALHSNVGTNNSSDSESSGILWKLNAADKIETPTPTLESSSTPIEDNTRETSQRPTEPLLI; encoded by the exons ATGTGGCCTAAGACAGCGTGGTGCTTACTTCTAGTAATATTTAGTGTACATTGTAAAGAGATTAAACATAGAGCCCCCAGATTTATTGGAGGTTCTTACACCAGTACCGTCACATCGACAAAAATAATTACTTCGTTAGTGCCTTCGTCATGTATATATGTGGATCCTACATTGCAGCCTTGCAGAAGTGTAAGATTTTTGAATTTTCCTCAGTTTGATAGTATAAG acAATTTTTCGGCAACAAAAGTTCTCCATTTCGGGCCCGATCTGATAAAACGGAAACCACACAATTAGGATGGGGTGAATATTTAGGTATTTACCAACCAACGGTAACAGTTACTGAAATCGAATTACAAACTGCCATTGTCCAGGACCCTCGAGTGGCTGTAACATATGCTGTTAAAGGATGTCGTCCTCTAAAACTCCCCAGTGATATAGACAG ATGTGAAATTCAAGCACCTTCGACAATTCCCATCCTTGAAATTCTTCCCACGTCAACAGTAGCTGTTCCTCAGACGTCTGCACTTCATTCAAATGTCGGTACAAATAATTCAAGCGACAGTGAGTCTAGTGGCATTTTGTGGAAATTAAATGCAGCAGATAAAATAGAAACACCAACACCTACTCTTGAAAGTTCTAGTACACCAATAGAAGATAATACAAGAGAAACTTCACAGCGTCCTACGGAGCCGTTATTAATCTAA